A window of Costertonia aggregata contains these coding sequences:
- a CDS encoding BatA domain-containing protein, with protein MQFKHPELLWALFLLLIPIFIHLFQLRRFKKTPFTNVKFLKKVVSKSRKSSTLKKWLLLFTRLFLLAALIVAFAQPFFAKNEALKQRETVIYLDNSFSMQAKTDDLTLLENAKQELLEHIPENSKFSLFTNDGVFEGVTLKEIQNDLLAIPFTQKQLNLSEIHLKANSLLSNEENTIRDVIFISDFQQRMAPLPTDTVASFNSYAIPLFATDNKNIAIDTAYLSTNNAANLELSVELSSSDTDDNIPVSLFNGNKLIAKTSASFDTGKKTKVLFSLPSKETINGKITINDKHLFYDNALYFTINKKKKIKVMAIGETDTDFLKRIYTNDEFDFSTFSLNSVNYADIEKQNLIVLNELNTIPNSLQATLKTFTRNGGNLIIIPPENIDIPIYNEFLEPYFSTEFVQKTTVEKNISGIVFDHPLFENVFDKKVTNFQYPTVNQSYRIKTTAPKALSFQDGQPFLLGVDGIYIFTAPIQNNNSNFQSSPLIVPTFYNMGINSLRLSQLYAQIGPNTAVDIPVTLSKDQILKISKTDHEFIPRQQSAANKVSLFFDKNTVQEGIYIIKNGENLLANISFNHNRQESELTYLNMNAAENQRDSIASLFQEIQNEQNVDELWKWFVILALAFIGIEILLQKFLQ; from the coding sequence ATGCAGTTTAAACATCCAGAACTACTTTGGGCCCTATTTCTTCTACTCATCCCTATATTCATTCATCTTTTTCAATTAAGGCGTTTTAAAAAGACACCGTTTACAAACGTAAAGTTTCTTAAAAAGGTTGTTTCCAAATCCCGAAAAAGCAGTACACTCAAAAAATGGCTTTTGCTCTTTACCCGACTATTTTTACTGGCAGCACTAATTGTAGCGTTTGCCCAACCTTTCTTTGCCAAAAATGAAGCGTTAAAGCAGCGCGAAACAGTTATTTACCTGGATAATTCTTTCAGCATGCAGGCAAAAACCGATGACTTGACCCTCTTGGAAAATGCCAAACAAGAATTACTGGAACATATTCCCGAGAACAGTAAGTTTAGTCTTTTTACCAATGATGGTGTATTTGAGGGCGTAACGCTGAAAGAAATACAGAACGATCTTTTAGCGATACCCTTTACCCAGAAACAATTGAACTTATCAGAAATTCATCTTAAGGCCAATTCGCTTTTGAGCAATGAAGAAAACACGATAAGAGACGTCATATTCATATCTGATTTTCAACAACGTATGGCTCCCTTACCTACCGATACCGTTGCAAGTTTCAATTCGTATGCAATACCGCTGTTCGCCACTGACAATAAAAACATTGCTATCGATACCGCTTATTTGAGCACCAACAATGCGGCCAATCTTGAATTGTCCGTAGAACTCAGTAGTTCAGATACCGATGATAATATTCCGGTATCACTTTTTAACGGTAACAAATTAATAGCCAAAACATCGGCTAGCTTTGATACTGGTAAAAAGACCAAAGTCCTTTTTTCCTTGCCGAGCAAAGAAACCATAAACGGGAAAATAACAATAAACGACAAGCATCTTTTTTATGACAATGCCTTATACTTTACCATCAACAAAAAGAAAAAAATAAAGGTAATGGCCATTGGGGAGACAGATACTGATTTTTTAAAACGTATTTATACAAACGATGAGTTTGATTTTTCAACCTTTTCCCTTAATAGCGTGAACTATGCCGATATAGAAAAACAAAACCTCATTGTTTTGAACGAGTTGAACACTATACCCAATTCTTTACAGGCCACATTAAAGACATTTACCCGTAACGGAGGCAATTTGATCATTATACCACCTGAAAACATTGATATACCCATCTATAATGAGTTTTTGGAACCTTATTTTTCAACCGAATTTGTACAGAAAACAACTGTTGAGAAAAATATATCCGGTATAGTGTTTGACCATCCGCTTTTTGAAAATGTATTTGATAAAAAAGTGACCAATTTTCAGTACCCAACGGTAAACCAATCGTACAGAATAAAGACCACTGCGCCAAAAGCCCTGTCATTTCAAGATGGTCAACCTTTTTTATTAGGTGTTGATGGTATTTATATTTTTACGGCACCTATACAAAATAACAACTCAAATTTTCAAAGCTCACCGTTGATCGTGCCCACTTTTTATAATATGGGTATCAACAGCTTGAGATTATCACAGCTTTATGCTCAAATAGGGCCTAACACAGCCGTTGACATACCGGTTACGCTTTCAAAAGACCAAATATTGAAAATTTCAAAGACGGATCATGAATTTATACCCAGACAACAGTCCGCAGCCAATAAGGTAAGTTTGTTCTTTGATAAAAACACGGTGCAAGAAGGTATTTATATAATAAAAAACGGAGAGAATTTGCTTGCCAACATCAGTTTCAACCACAATAGGCAGGAAAGTGAGCTTACTTATTTAAATATGAATGCTGCTGAGAATCAAAGAGATTCAATCGCATCGCTTTTTCAGGAAATCCAAAATGAGCAGAATGTAGATGAGCTTTGGAAATGGTTTGTTATTTTAGCGTTGGCTTTTATCGGAATCGAAATATTGCTTCAAAAATTCCTTCAATGA
- a CDS encoding alpha/beta hydrolase: MTTAPLSLEHLIRPSSLKNGKPPVLFMLHGYGSNEEDLFSFAPELPEELCIISVRAPYPLQPFGNAWYAIHFDADQGKWSDDAQAIKSREKIIGFIDEACATYHLNEENITLLGFSQGTILSYAVALSYPEKIRNVIALSGYINEKIISLEHGEKKLSHLNVYASHGSVDQVIPVEWAQKIPDFLKKLNIPHTYEEFPTGHGVAPQNFYSFKKWLEDKI, from the coding sequence ATGACAACGGCTCCCTTATCGCTTGAACATCTTATCAGACCATCTTCATTAAAAAACGGAAAACCTCCAGTACTTTTTATGTTACACGGTTATGGCAGTAATGAGGAAGACTTGTTCTCGTTTGCGCCCGAGCTACCCGAAGAACTTTGTATAATTTCGGTAAGGGCCCCTTATCCCTTGCAACCCTTTGGCAATGCATGGTACGCAATACACTTTGATGCCGACCAAGGAAAATGGAGCGATGATGCGCAAGCCATAAAATCACGTGAAAAAATTATTGGTTTTATTGATGAAGCCTGTGCCACCTATCATTTAAATGAAGAAAACATTACATTGTTGGGATTTAGCCAAGGAACGATTTTAAGCTATGCCGTTGCGCTATCCTATCCTGAAAAAATAAGAAACGTTATAGCCCTCAGTGGGTATATCAATGAAAAAATAATATCACTCGAGCATGGCGAAAAAAAGCTTAGCCATTTAAACGTCTATGCTTCCCACGGTTCAGTAGATCAGGTCATTCCCGTGGAATGGGCTCAAAAAATCCCGGATTTTCTTAAAAAACTGAACATACCCCATACCTACGAAGAGTTCCCTACGGGACACGGTGTTGCACCACAAAACTTTTACTCCTTTAAAAAATGGTTGGAAGATAAAATTTAA
- a CDS encoding nucleotidyl transferase family protein, giving the protein MASVLRKEIAFENIPSIKAKTLRINLNPDIYGTFAEIGAGQETARHFFRSGGASGTIAKAMSAYDKDFSDAIYGIEKDGRYVTQPRLKRMLAHEMQLMEERISRDKHPDRLFFSYANTVATIDFSKRYKGHGWIGIRFQLDTKQKEFDEIVLHVRFKQNEARLQQETLGILGVNLIYGAFYKYHKPRKLLKYLYDHIDKDTLEIDMINFSGPNFKDVDNRLMSLQLIRNDMTDAVMFGPDGNNLLPAAILYKKNILALRGSFRPVTKVNMDMFQKSYDIFVREQTVELDKTIVIFEITLSNLKASGEIDEQDFMDRAELLCSLGHTVMISKFQEYFKLVEYFHNYTKERIGLTMGVNNLVDVFDEKYYRHLSGGILEAFGKLFFKDLKVYLYPMKNAETGQVMTSNNVKVHPRMKELYKFFKYNGKVMDIIDYDPEIMHIFSREVLKRIMNGEGGWEEMLPEGIAEMIKEKNLFTRKLLKEEKNNA; this is encoded by the coding sequence ATGGCCTCTGTTTTGAGAAAAGAAATTGCTTTTGAAAATATCCCTTCCATAAAAGCAAAGACCTTAAGAATAAACCTTAACCCCGATATTTACGGAACGTTTGCAGAAATTGGTGCCGGTCAAGAAACAGCAAGGCACTTTTTTAGGTCCGGGGGCGCATCGGGCACCATTGCCAAGGCCATGAGTGCCTACGACAAAGACTTTAGCGATGCTATCTACGGTATTGAAAAAGACGGGCGTTATGTAACACAACCTAGGCTAAAGCGTATGTTGGCCCATGAAATGCAGTTAATGGAGGAACGCATAAGTCGTGACAAACACCCGGACCGTTTGTTCTTTTCCTATGCGAATACCGTTGCAACCATAGATTTTTCAAAGCGATACAAAGGCCACGGTTGGATAGGTATCAGGTTTCAGTTGGATACAAAACAGAAAGAGTTTGATGAAATTGTGCTACACGTACGCTTTAAACAAAATGAGGCACGTTTACAACAAGAAACACTGGGCATTTTAGGGGTAAACCTTATTTATGGGGCTTTTTATAAATATCACAAACCTAGAAAACTTTTAAAATACCTATACGATCACATAGATAAGGATACCCTGGAAATCGATATGATCAATTTTTCGGGGCCAAACTTTAAGGACGTGGACAATAGGTTGATGAGCCTTCAGTTGATACGTAACGATATGACCGATGCTGTCATGTTCGGCCCGGACGGCAACAACCTATTACCGGCAGCTATTTTATATAAGAAAAATATTTTGGCCTTGCGAGGCAGCTTTAGACCGGTTACCAAAGTAAATATGGATATGTTCCAAAAATCCTACGATATTTTTGTTCGTGAACAAACGGTAGAGTTGGACAAAACCATCGTGATATTTGAGATTACACTCTCGAATCTTAAAGCATCCGGTGAAATTGATGAGCAGGATTTTATGGATAGGGCAGAATTGTTATGTTCTCTAGGCCACACAGTTATGATATCCAAATTTCAAGAATACTTTAAGTTGGTAGAATATTTTCACAACTATACCAAAGAACGTATTGGCCTAACGATGGGGGTCAATAATTTGGTCGACGTATTTGATGAAAAATACTACCGCCATTTGAGCGGGGGTATTTTGGAAGCCTTTGGAAAATTATTTTTCAAAGACCTAAAAGTATATCTATATCCCATGAAAAATGCGGAAACGGGACAGGTAATGACCAGTAACAATGTGAAGGTTCACCCACGAATGAAAGAATTGTACAAATTCTTTAAATACAATGGCAAGGTGATGGATATTATTGATTATGATCCGGAAATCATGCATATTTTCTCAAGAGAAGTTTTAAAAAGGATTATGAACGGAGAAGGTGGTTGGGAAGAAATGCTTCCAGAGGGTATTGCCGAAATGATCAAAGAGAAAAACTTATTTACACGAAAACTTTTGAAAGAAGAAAAAAACAACGCTTAA
- the bcp gene encoding thioredoxin-dependent thiol peroxidase — protein sequence MNTLKVGDKVPSFSAKDQDGNTVKLSDYNGKKLIVFFYPKANTPGCTAEACNLRDNYSELQAQGHELLGVSADSEKKQANFKNKYDFPFPLLADEDHTVINAFGVWGPKKFMGREYDGIHRMTFVIDEDGVVSKVVEKVKTKDHAAQLL from the coding sequence ATGAATACATTAAAAGTAGGTGATAAAGTTCCTTCATTTTCTGCAAAAGACCAAGATGGCAACACCGTAAAACTATCGGATTATAATGGCAAAAAACTAATTGTCTTTTTTTATCCCAAGGCGAACACACCTGGTTGTACTGCTGAAGCATGCAATTTAAGGGATAATTATAGCGAATTGCAAGCTCAGGGACATGAACTACTGGGTGTTAGTGCCGATTCCGAGAAAAAGCAGGCCAATTTTAAGAATAAATATGATTTCCCTTTTCCATTATTGGCCGATGAAGACCATACCGTAATAAATGCATTTGGCGTTTGGGGCCCTAAAAAGTTTATGGGACGCGAGTATGATGGTATTCATAGAATGACTTTTGTGATTGACGAGGATGGTGTAGTCTCAAAAGTTGTCGAAAAAGTCAAAACCAAGGATCACGCAGCTCAATTGTTGTAG
- a CDS encoding dihydroorotase, giving the protein MNVLIKSAKIIDERYRDIHLKKRDILVKNGVIESIGIKLEAPSKTKIIDLKDLCVSVGWFDSSVSFGEPGFEERETIANGLYTAAKSGFTDIVLNPNTHPVPDCSSDISFLKNKAYGHAVGLHPLGAVTVKSEGKDLAELFDMKNTGAVGFYDYKRPIENANLLKIALQYAQGFNGLVHSFPLDLKIAGKGIVNESTVSTKLGLKGIPALAEELQIARDLYILEYTGGKLHIPCISTANSVKLVSDAKKKGLDVSCSVAVHNLHLFDDTLEEFDTNYKLLPPLRGKNDSKALIKGLKDGTIDFVTSDHTPIDVEGKRVEFDNADYGSIGLESVFGILNTLFDIEAVIGLLTKGRERYTLETPQLEKGEKANLTLFESTSEYKFTPKHIDSTSKNSAALYCAMKGSVYGIISNGQIII; this is encoded by the coding sequence ATGAACGTACTCATAAAATCGGCCAAAATTATAGACGAGCGCTACAGGGATATCCACCTAAAAAAGCGAGATATTCTTGTAAAAAACGGGGTTATCGAAAGTATCGGCATCAAACTTGAAGCCCCTTCTAAAACCAAAATAATCGATTTAAAAGATCTATGTGTATCTGTTGGATGGTTTGATAGCAGTGTCAGTTTTGGTGAGCCAGGTTTTGAAGAGCGAGAAACTATAGCTAACGGTTTATATACGGCAGCAAAAAGCGGTTTTACCGATATTGTGCTAAATCCCAACACCCATCCGGTACCCGACTGCAGCTCTGATATTTCTTTTTTGAAAAATAAAGCGTATGGCCATGCGGTAGGGCTTCATCCCCTAGGGGCGGTTACGGTCAAAAGCGAGGGAAAGGACCTAGCGGAACTTTTTGATATGAAAAATACTGGTGCGGTAGGATTTTATGATTACAAGCGTCCGATTGAAAATGCGAACCTTTTAAAAATCGCCCTGCAGTATGCCCAAGGTTTCAACGGTTTGGTACATTCGTTCCCGTTGGATTTAAAAATTGCGGGAAAAGGTATCGTAAACGAAAGCACGGTATCTACCAAACTGGGCTTAAAAGGTATTCCCGCATTGGCCGAAGAGCTTCAAATCGCAAGGGACCTATATATTTTGGAATATACGGGTGGGAAGTTACATATACCCTGTATTTCAACCGCAAATTCGGTAAAACTTGTTTCGGACGCCAAGAAAAAGGGATTGGATGTTAGTTGTAGTGTAGCCGTTCATAATCTACATTTGTTCGATGATACGTTGGAGGAATTTGACACCAATTATAAATTGTTGCCGCCTTTGAGAGGTAAAAATGATAGCAAAGCCCTTATAAAGGGGTTGAAAGATGGTACGATAGATTTCGTAACATCTGACCATACGCCAATTGATGTTGAAGGAAAAAGAGTGGAATTTGACAATGCAGATTACGGTAGTATAGGCCTCGAGAGTGTTTTTGGTATTTTGAACACTTTATTTGACATTGAAGCGGTAATCGGGCTACTGACCAAAGGCAGGGAACGTTACACTCTAGAAACACCGCAACTAGAAAAGGGAGAAAAAGCCAACCTAACACTTTTTGAGAGTACCAGTGAATATAAATTTACCCCCAAACATATCGATAGCACTTCTAAAAACTCTGCCGCATTGTATTGTGCCATGAAAGGAAGCGTTTATGGAATAATTTCCAATGGTCAGATAATAATTTAG
- a CDS encoding DUF4870 domain-containing protein — MDQNTKEEGKTMAIISYITVIGLIIAYFMNKDKNNEFVKFHIGQSLRVFILAIVISIVVNILVSVTGIGLLSFLSYIPLILIILGIINAVNLKAEPLPVIGTIGGK; from the coding sequence ATGGATCAAAACACAAAAGAAGAAGGGAAAACAATGGCTATAATCAGTTACATCACTGTAATTGGTCTTATTATTGCGTATTTCATGAATAAAGATAAAAATAACGAGTTCGTTAAATTTCACATCGGTCAGTCCCTAAGGGTATTTATTTTAGCGATCGTTATTTCTATTGTAGTAAATATTTTAGTTTCGGTTACTGGAATCGGTCTCTTAAGCTTTTTATCTTACATACCACTAATCTTAATAATTCTTGGGATTATTAATGCAGTCAATTTAAAAGCAGAGCCGTTACCTGTAATCGGTACCATTGGCGGTAAGTAA
- a CDS encoding MBL fold metallo-hydrolase, which translates to MRITFLGTGTSQGIPVIGSQHPVCLSKNPKDKRLRVSVLVSWDDYNYVIDCGPDFRQQMLTNKVTKLNGILFTHEHSDHVAGLDDIRPFFFRQGDVPIYAHERVVIALKKRFDYIFTDENRYPGAPAVKVNLIQNNSPFEIGNTFVEPIEAFHNRLQVFGFRIHDFTYLTDVKSISKTEIKKIKGTKVLVVNALRQEAHHSHFNLEEALGFVKDVAPEKAYFTHISHHLGFHDEVEATLPENVHLAYDNLIVDI; encoded by the coding sequence TTGAGAATTACTTTTTTGGGCACTGGAACTTCACAGGGTATTCCCGTTATCGGGAGCCAACACCCCGTATGCCTCAGTAAAAACCCAAAAGATAAGCGCCTACGGGTGTCGGTTCTCGTAAGTTGGGACGATTATAATTATGTAATTGATTGTGGCCCTGACTTTAGGCAGCAAATGCTGACCAATAAGGTAACCAAATTGAACGGAATCCTATTTACCCATGAACATTCGGACCATGTGGCGGGTTTGGATGACATTAGACCTTTTTTTTTTAGACAGGGCGATGTTCCCATTTATGCACATGAACGTGTTGTGATTGCCTTAAAAAAACGGTTTGATTATATCTTTACTGATGAAAACAGGTATCCGGGTGCGCCAGCGGTAAAAGTCAATCTTATTCAGAACAACTCACCTTTTGAAATCGGGAACACGTTCGTTGAACCGATTGAAGCATTTCATAATAGGCTACAGGTTTTTGGTTTTAGAATTCATGATTTCACGTATTTGACCGATGTAAAATCAATTTCCAAGACTGAAATCAAAAAAATAAAGGGTACAAAAGTATTAGTGGTGAATGCCCTAAGGCAAGAAGCACACCATTCCCATTTTAATTTAGAAGAGGCTTTGGGGTTTGTAAAGGATGTAGCTCCCGAAAAAGCTTATTTTACCCATATTAGCCACCACTTGGGTTTTCATGACGAAGTTGAGGCTACATTACCCGAAAATGTACATTTAGCATACGATAACTTAATTGTAGATATATAA
- a CDS encoding hydrolase has protein sequence MKQKIFLYLFIFAALIALYLFVSNGNMQKVKDERLKKMETQVVQLKDSVQHVQLEKLDMQYFSLENNDDALAYYDHLKIENPSRYIADKLLETNEKKGDNPLIPYEGMQSDFKINKIKILNHKWIIADFSDGKYWGELLIKYELKDDLGVDFTLMDNLLYTRSGQ, from the coding sequence ATGAAGCAAAAAATTTTTCTGTACCTATTTATTTTTGCCGCTTTGATTGCACTCTATCTTTTTGTGAGCAATGGTAATATGCAGAAGGTCAAAGATGAACGCCTAAAGAAAATGGAAACCCAAGTCGTGCAACTAAAAGATTCCGTTCAACATGTACAATTGGAAAAATTGGATATGCAATACTTCTCCTTGGAGAACAACGATGATGCCCTAGCGTATTACGACCATTTAAAAATTGAAAACCCCTCTCGCTATATAGCCGATAAATTGTTGGAAACCAATGAAAAAAAAGGCGATAACCCTTTGATACCCTATGAAGGCATGCAAAGCGATTTTAAGATAAACAAAATCAAAATTTTAAACCATAAATGGATCATTGCGGACTTTTCAGATGGTAAATATTGGGGTGAGCTACTCATTAAATATGAACTCAAAGATGATTTGGGTGTGGATTTTACCTTGATGGATAATTTGCTGTATACGCGAAGTGGCCAGTAA